From one Dyella sp. 2HG41-7 genomic stretch:
- a CDS encoding cobalamin-binding protein, which produces MAQNDSFPQRIVCLTEEPTEVLYALGEEDRIVGISGFTVRPPRARKEKPKVSAFTSAKVGEILALEPDLVIGFSDIQADIARELIHAGIEVWISNHRSVDGILAYIRRLGAMVGAYEKAERYAQRAEAHLAQVRAAAAAWPKRPKVYFEEWDEPIITGIRWVAELIGIAGGEDLFPELARESLAKHRILADGSEVIKRAPDIILGSWCGKRFRPERVAERPGWKAIPAVLHGDMHEIKSPIILQPGPAALFDGLDALHAVMADWVARQR; this is translated from the coding sequence ATGGCACAGAACGATTCCTTTCCGCAACGCATTGTCTGCCTCACCGAAGAGCCCACCGAGGTTCTCTACGCGCTGGGCGAAGAAGACCGCATCGTCGGCATCTCCGGCTTCACCGTTCGTCCGCCGCGCGCGCGGAAGGAGAAGCCGAAGGTATCGGCTTTCACCAGCGCAAAGGTCGGAGAAATTCTCGCGCTCGAACCGGATCTGGTGATCGGTTTTTCCGATATCCAGGCGGATATTGCGCGCGAGTTGATTCACGCGGGCATCGAGGTGTGGATCAGCAATCATCGCAGCGTGGATGGCATTCTTGCGTACATTCGTCGACTCGGTGCGATGGTTGGCGCCTACGAAAAAGCCGAGCGTTACGCGCAGCGCGCCGAAGCGCATCTCGCCCAAGTGCGCGCGGCCGCGGCGGCGTGGCCGAAGCGGCCGAAGGTTTATTTTGAGGAGTGGGACGAGCCGATCATCACCGGCATTCGTTGGGTAGCTGAATTGATCGGCATCGCCGGCGGCGAAGATTTATTCCCCGAGCTTGCGCGCGAATCGCTGGCTAAGCACCGCATATTGGCGGACGGCAGCGAGGTGATAAAACGCGCGCCGGACATCATTCTCGGCTCCTGGTGCGGCAAGCGTTTTCGCCCCGAGCGCGTCGCGGAGCGACCGGGATGGAAGGCGATTCCCGCCGTGCTGCACGGCGATATGCATGAAATCAAATCGCCGATCATTCTGCAGCCAGGGCCTGCTGCGCTGTTCGACGGGTTGGACGCCCTTCATGCCGTGATGGCCGATTGGGTCGCCCGTCAGCGTTGA
- a CDS encoding YggT family protein has protein sequence MEYLLKALAMVIQVVFGAVATLFLFRLLAEANRADFQNPLSQFVYRYTNPVLAPMRRVLPNWRRFNFAALLVLWFTLMLERVLIYALFGLDPSWSGVLVLSIADVIDFVLLFYIVVIFGWSLLSMFSADPYHPLIRLAGTIVQPVLRPLRGKLVVGNIDFSPTVVVIVLLLARMLLVAPLLDFGNELARMG, from the coding sequence ATGGAATATCTGCTCAAAGCGTTAGCGATGGTGATCCAGGTTGTGTTCGGCGCGGTCGCAACGCTCTTTCTATTTCGCTTGCTGGCCGAAGCCAATCGCGCCGACTTTCAAAATCCGCTTAGCCAGTTTGTCTACCGCTATACCAATCCGGTGCTGGCGCCCATGCGCCGTGTATTGCCGAATTGGCGGCGCTTCAATTTCGCTGCATTGCTGGTGTTGTGGTTCACCTTGATGCTTGAGCGCGTATTGATCTACGCCTTGTTCGGTCTCGATCCGTCGTGGTCGGGCGTGCTGGTGCTCTCCATCGCCGATGTGATCGACTTTGTGCTGCTATTCTACATCGTGGTGATTTTCGGCTGGTCCCTGCTCAGCATGTTTTCCGCCGACCCGTACCATCCCTTGATCCGCCTCGCCGGAACGATCGTGCAACCGGTGCTGCGTCCGCTGCGCGGCAAGCTGGTGGTGGGAAATATCGACTTTTCGCCGACGGTCGTGGTGATCGTCTTACTGCTGGCGCGCATGCTGTTGGTGGCGCCCTTGTTGGATTTCGGTAACGAATTGGCGCGAATGGGGTAA
- the proC gene encoding pyrroline-5-carboxylate reductase, with translation MTRIAFIGGGNMARSLIGGLIKTGVPAANLRVAEPQAQSRESLGRDFGVATFADNRQAAADADVLVLAVKPQIMPAIHAELRDTLQRNRPLMISIAAGVRIDQLERWFGNLLPIVRCMPNTPALIGAGATGLCANLRVTPQQREQAQHILDAVGTTRWIHDEAQMDTVTAISGSGPAYFFALVEALEDAAVAQGLPRETARILAAQTCLGAGRMLVESNEAPSTLRQRVTSPNGTTQAALESFGADQLPRVVARAVAAATRRGEELAAALDKE, from the coding sequence ATGACACGTATCGCATTCATCGGCGGCGGCAACATGGCGCGCAGCCTGATCGGCGGCCTGATCAAGACCGGCGTGCCCGCCGCCAACCTGCGCGTCGCCGAACCGCAGGCGCAATCGCGCGAAAGCCTCGGGCGCGATTTTGGCGTCGCTACCTTTGCCGATAACCGGCAAGCCGCGGCGGACGCCGATGTGCTGGTGCTTGCGGTGAAACCGCAGATCATGCCGGCCATCCATGCAGAACTTCGCGATACCTTGCAGCGCAACCGGCCGCTCATGATTTCCATCGCGGCCGGCGTGCGCATTGATCAACTGGAGCGCTGGTTCGGCAATTTGTTGCCGATCGTCCGCTGCATGCCCAACACGCCGGCGTTGATCGGCGCAGGCGCCACCGGCTTGTGCGCCAATCTTCGCGTAACGCCCCAGCAGCGCGAACAAGCGCAACATATTCTGGACGCCGTCGGCACCACGCGCTGGATTCACGACGAAGCGCAGATGGATACCGTCACGGCGATCTCCGGTTCCGGCCCCGCGTATTTCTTCGCGCTGGTCGAAGCGCTGGAAGACGCCGCCGTGGCGCAAGGGCTGCCGCGCGAGACGGCACGCATTCTCGCAGCCCAAACCTGCCTGGGCGCTGGCCGCATGCTGGTGGAAAGCAACGAAGCGCCATCGACGCTGCGCCAACGCGTCACCTCACCCAACGGCACCACGCAGGCCGCGCTCGAAAGCTTCGGCGCCGACCAGCTTCCGCGCGTCGTCGCGCGAGCGGTGGCCGCCGCCACACGTCGCGGCGAAGAGCTTGCCGCTGCTCTGGATAAGGAATAA
- a CDS encoding type IV pilus twitching motility protein PilT encodes MDIAELLAFSVKNKASDLHLSAGLPPMIRVDGDVRRINIPALDHKAVHSLIYDIMSDKQRRDYEEFFETDFSFEIPGLARFRVNAFNQNRGAGAVFRTIPSEVLTLDDLGCPKIFRELIEQPQGLILVTGPTGSGKSTTLAAMVDHINKNEYGHILTIEDPIEFVHTSQKCLVNQREVHRDTHGFNEALRSALREDPDFILVGELRDLETIRLALTAAETGHLVFGTLHTSSAAKTIDRIIDVFPAGEKPMVRSMLSESLRAVISQSLLKKVGGGRMAAHEIMVGIPAIRNLIREDKVAQMYSSIQTGQQYGMQTLDQNLLDLVKRGLIARQQAIGYAKNKEVFK; translated from the coding sequence ATGGACATCGCCGAACTGCTTGCCTTCTCGGTGAAGAACAAGGCGTCCGACTTGCATCTGTCTGCGGGCCTGCCGCCGATGATTCGCGTGGACGGCGACGTGCGCCGCATCAATATTCCGGCGCTGGATCACAAAGCAGTGCACTCGCTGATTTACGACATCATGTCGGACAAGCAGCGCCGCGACTATGAAGAATTCTTCGAGACCGACTTCTCCTTCGAGATTCCCGGTCTGGCGCGCTTCCGCGTCAACGCGTTCAATCAGAACCGCGGCGCGGGCGCGGTGTTCCGTACCATTCCTTCCGAGGTGCTGACGCTGGACGACTTGGGCTGCCCCAAGATCTTCCGCGAATTGATCGAGCAACCGCAGGGTTTGATTCTGGTGACGGGCCCGACCGGTTCGGGCAAGTCGACCACGCTCGCGGCGATGGTCGATCACATCAACAAGAACGAATACGGTCACATCCTCACCATCGAGGACCCGATCGAATTCGTGCACACCTCGCAAAAGTGCCTGGTCAACCAGCGCGAAGTGCACCGCGACACGCACGGCTTCAACGAGGCGCTGCGTTCGGCGCTGCGCGAAGACCCGGACTTCATCCTGGTGGGCGAGTTGCGCGACCTGGAAACCATCCGACTGGCGCTCACCGCTGCGGAAACGGGCCACTTGGTGTTCGGCACGCTGCACACCAGCTCGGCGGCTAAGACCATCGACCGCATCATCGACGTGTTCCCGGCTGGCGAAAAGCCGATGGTGCGCTCGATGTTGTCGGAATCGCTGCGCGCGGTGATTTCGCAGTCGCTGCTGAAGAAAGTGGGCGGCGGCCGTATGGCGGCGCACGAAATCATGGTGGGCATACCCGCCATCCGCAACCTGATCCGCGAGGACAAGGTTGCGCAGATGTATTCCTCGATCCAGACCGGCCAGCAGTACGGCATGCAGACCCTGGATCAAAACCTGCTCGATCTGGTGAAGCGCGGTTTGATCGCGCGTCAGCAGGCGATCGGTTATGCAAAGAACAAGGAAGTGTTCAAGTAA